TGCCGCGGATGCAGGCAATTGTGCAGTAGGGTCGTGTAGATTGCCTGTCTTTTCGAGAGGTCTTGTTGTTGCCCCGACCGGCTCGTGTGCTTTCGCTTTCCTTAGTCGACTGACGGTTGTTGTCTCGGTCGCGGCTCGACCTGCTGCGAGTCGCTGCTGCGATGGATGGCGAATGCGATTCTTCATCACTGCCGCTGCCTTCGGTCGACGAATGCTTTGGAGTAGACATGTCTGGTTCGCAGCGAGCACGGGATCGTGTATTGTGCGCCTTCGGCTCTAGTTTCCAGTGCGAGGGTCGATAATTGGAGGCTTGAGGGTATTTACGGAGAGTCTCGGGGATTTTTCTCAACACATCCAGGTATTCGACCTCCCAGGTCTTTAGCGTATCATGTGCCGCGTCATGCCACTCTTGAGACGGAGCTTCGGCGGCTAGCGCTTGAAGGGTGAATGCAAGCACCTGACCGATGGCGGTCCGGTGGAGGCGCAATTCATCGTCCGCCTGCACGTCCTGATTCGGGATACACATAAAATATTGAACAACTGTGGGATCATCCTCCGGGATAtggagaaaaacaaaagcctCCCCCGTGCAGATATAGCCGTATTGAACCCCACTGTCGATCATATATGAGAATATCTGAGTGATCACAGCGGCGACGAGGCAGGTGGCATAAAACTCAAACGTGTCGCCTTCCTGGTTAATGACATCGCGAGCTGGATCCATCTGGTGTAGACCTGCCACCAATTCGGGAATTGTCACCTTGTGCGGCGCTTTGAACTCTACCGCATATACTGGTATTTGTCGTTCATCAGCCACAAGGTGCACGCAGAACTGGTCGGCACGACGATTGCGTCTTCGTGCAGTGCCATCCCTCTTTTTTCCCTGTGCCGCTCCTCTTCCCATTCCTCTGCCTCTCCCAGGCCTAGTGTTCGCGAGTCGTTGGGGTGTTCGCATGTCTTGAAGATTCATTCGCTCCAAGCTGTTCTTCAGCGAAGTTTCCGATGGGTTCGCGCGGTCATAAAAGGTGACTTGGCCTTGGATTCCAAACTCATGTCGAAAGGCTTCATCCTCTCGCAAAGCCTTGATGACCATTTCAACAAAATTATCCACCGTGTCTCGCTCAAAATTTCGAAGGGACGCTTCCGAATAAATCGGCCTGTTCTGGATATTCGTAACGACATAATCTATTTGGGTATCAGAAGGGAAGAGGGGGCGCGAGGAAAAGGTAGTCGTGCGGTCGAATTTCCTCCAGACTTGCTCCTGGAGCTGAGGGAAATCAAGCCAAGGGACTATGCGCTTGGGGTAAAGTCTGTTCACTGGGTCGGTCGCATCGCCCTGAGTTGTGAGGGTTGCATCCGTCTCGACTCGGATCGCTTGCGATAAAGAGTTGTGACAGCGATCGAGAAGACGAAGCAGTGTATTGGGCTGCACTCGCAGCTCTGCCTCTCCTTGGCGCCGCTCTGCCTCTTCTCGCGCCTGTCTCTCCTCCTCAAGCTGACGTCGTAGCTCGGCGATTGTTTCTTCCATTACTTGTTGAAATCAGTATTCAGCAAATAATCGAATGATGCAAATCGAAGCCAACATAGTAGGGGGTTCGCTGTCTGGCGCGGGGAAGTGGCCCGTCAGGGCGGAATGCGTCCAGATGTTTACCAGCCAGCTTACTCACCCCCTTGGCTCGAATCGATtcatgcctcaggcaccaAAGGCACCAACACGCTTTGGCCTTTTGATGTTCTGACGCTCAGGTATCGCCCAGTCTGTTCAGCTATGACGGTCTGGGTTAGTTGGCTGCCAGTCCGGACGCGTCCTGATCTTTGGATTCGTTGCTGAGGATTAAAATTGAGCGCTTATGGTCAACAGCTAAGATAACAAATGACTTTAGCAATCTCACCCAGGCCTAGTCTTGCCACGCACAATGTTTCTAATAGACGGTCATGGTAGTCACCTGATCGTCGGTCCAGGCTTACGCAGGTAACAATCCGTAGAGTTTCGTGGATGACATCGTCAAGTTGCAATACCCCGATGCAGTCCAACTAATCAAGCGGGAGAATGCATTCTCGGCAAGCAAAAGTATCCAGTCTCGATTCAACGAGACCGTGTATTGGGGAATCATCAAGAAAGGCGCTGAGCTTCTTGACCCAAAGGATTTGCCAATCTCCAAAGGCCCTCTTGATGAATTCATGATGGCCGAGAAGGTCGCCACCGAGCGCTTCATGAGGGAAGCGGGTTATGGACTTAGCCTCGCTAATCAACGTCAGTGCCGTCTTTTCTGGAAACGACTATTCGAGATGCGCAACGCAGGTGTTTACAAAATCCTCTTGTATCGCACAAAGGAATTCGACCGCTTCTGTAAAAGCTACTCATCAGAAGCTGGGGCTTATTTGGTAGGGATGGTCCGGGACTGGGAAGAAAAGTATGGCTTCCATATCAAACAGCTGGAAGAGCGTGTGGCCGAGGAGAGCAAGGGCGATCTCACAGGAAGACTATGGCTGAGCCAGCCGCTTATAGCGGACAGATTAAGTGTTCCTGAAGTTGCGTGGAACAGCGCTATCAACCCATGGTCCTCCAGCGTAGAGGAAACAGTCTTCCAACTGAGCGGATCACACGAGCCGTCAGCTGTACCGCTCGGTGGGTTCTTTGACCTGCAGCTAAAGGTAGAAACAACGCGAAACAAGTCTATTTTTGTTACCCTTCAACCCAAAGATGATGTATTTCTCAAAGTTTGTCCCATAATTTCAGTTCAGGAAGGAGATACCCTCGGGGTATTTGCTGGAGTGATTCGGTACTCTTCAGAATATAGCGTTGTCTACGGTATACCTGGTCCTGAAGAAAATCTCTGGCTGGATTACTCCACAGTGACTGGGGTACTAAACTTCATGAGGGTATCAGCTCCTGGGGGTGACTCCAATGTTCGTCCTCATTGGGAGCTCATCGATGGACGGAGCGAAGGACAAGTGCATCTCATGTGGAGAGTCTCGGTTGTTGCTCTTCGGGCAATCCAATCATTCGAGGAAATTGTTCGCGCTGCCCCTCAAAAGGAACAATATCTCTTGCACCAGTCGCCAGCTTGCGCAAAGCGAGGATATACGAAATATCGAAGTTTCTGATCCTTTTTTTAATATCCTTCTATCTGCGCATTAAATAGATCAATACATGTCAGTGAAATCCCGACTTGGTAGCTTGAAGAGCAAACTTCAGAAGTCTAAGGAGAAGATTGATAATATTCAGGGAAGTTTCAGTTCCGATGATAGCATCCATTTCTGATATTGATCTAGCATATATGCGCATCTTTAAAAACATTTGTATTCAATAATTTCATGATACAATATGTCACTTTAAAATATCAGTACCACATTTTTCCGTTCAAGATAGGCCGGGATTCTAATGCTGAATTTGCTCTTGCAGAACCAAAGGAGTTCAATAGATGAAGCTCACCTCTTCTAGGGTGAAAAGATCGAGTGGTAGTTTATCGAATGTGCTATGAAAACGTCTTAGCATTGATAGCCTGCAAGCTgcaattgaaaaaaagacagTAGCATATTCCTACCTTGTTGCCGAAACCACTAAATAAGACGAAGGTTGATCAAATGGTCGGCCAAGTCATAGGAAGAGACAGCAATATGCTGCCCTCGACCATTTCTGAAGGGTTGGTGGAAGTCGCACGCTCCTAGCCtgcaagcaaaaaacaaGCCCCGTGGAACGCGTTTTTCAGAGCCTGCCAAGTATGTCTTGCTGGATACTTCGCAATGGCAGGATGGGTTGGTTGGATCATTGCCTCGGTCATCAATAAAGCAAAGAAACTTGTCGCAAGGAAGGCATTTATAATAATGCCGACCAGCGTTTCCTTTGCGATTTGTGGTACGTGTGATTTTTTCGCTGCCCAGGCAATCGCATCTAGTACACCTCGGTGGTGTATCCGGAGGGGGTGCAAGGCGAATGGGTCGTATGCTTGCTAGGTCAAGAGATAGGGTAACCTGCAATGTATTCATGGATAAAGCCCTAGTTCAGATGGCTATGGACTTTCTTACTGTCATATTGCATATCCAAGGCTACCAGTGGCTGCAAAGAGGGTAAGGCGTAGTACAGCGAAAGTGTACGGCGAAGGACGAACGCACGTTAGCTTGTGCGGGCCTCGCTATATATACATTTGTTCGGTGAACAAAACTAGCCATTCGGTAAAGAGACTGTAATACTTGGACAATTGTGGGGATTTCTTCTGTTTGCATGGAAGATTCTAGCTGTCACCGGAGATACATATACGAAACAAGGTCGATGACTCGTTTAGAAACTCCTTGTATTGGTAATATGTGGGAATATGGGCGGTGTAGTAGTCGAAGGTCGACAGTCAGGTGGAAACGGCCCTCGGGCTTGCAGTTCGCAAAAGGCAAGAATCTGGATTTCGGCGTGGATTTTTGACGCTGAAAGAGCCTTTTTAGCTCCTTCATACCTAGCATGGGCCGCGTTTTGATCAAGTTTCAAATTGCGGCATAACATAGGAACGCTTTTTTGCCCCTTGGCCAATCCAAGCCTGGATAAACTTGAATATAGATCTGGAAATTTGCTGGAGTGCATTCGACCTTCAAATGCCTTTTGGGGTAGGTTTGCCAATTGAATTTTCATATTTCGGACCAGTGGGATTTTTTTTGCCGTTCGATACAGTTTCCTAGCGGCTTCCCAGTATCTTGAGACCTTTCTGATGATGTTCAGGAAACTGGATCTTGAGGATGGATCCCTGTCATTGTTCGAGATTATGGTTAGCAACTCATGGAATCGTGGTGCTGTTTGTTGCAAGTGGTGTATCCCTTCCACAAGATCACCCAGCTCATCCAGAGTCTGGTGCTTCAACCATCGAGCAACCAGCTGTATGACTTTGTCTGCCTCTGATATGAACAATGTCGACGTGAGCGATAAATCCTTGTCGTGAAGCTTTTGAGCCTCATTCCGTCCAATGCCAAAGATCGCGTCTTTCAGTAGATCTCGAATTGGCCTCTTAGTTGCCCTTCGCTCGAGTCGCAACCGGCATATTACTCGTGGTGAGCACATTGAGATGACTGACATTAAGACTCTCTTTTGGGACTCGGACTTTTCTATAGTTTTTTTGGATAATTGTTAAAGTTTATCATTATATTCAAATCAAGAAGGACCAACCATATTCTGAATCATGAAGTATTTGAAATACTTCCTCAAAGCTTGATTTCAAGTTTCGTAGAATATCATCACCATCAGCGTAGGTTCTTTTGTTGATGGCTAGGATGACGTTTAAGGTTGTCCCAGCTGAGTTTTGTTTAACGCAGACTGCCGGTATATGATCCCACCCATCCTTCGTTTTTGCCAGGAAGGCAAGAACCTCTGTTAGTCCACGCTCTTTTGAAAATGGTAAAACATATTCTTGGTTGACTGGCAAGTGATTGTTTGCGTTTCGAACGACTGGAGCAGGGACCTGGTGAAAGAAGGAGCTGAGGGCGATATACTCGGCACATGTTGTTGTGGGGGTTTGGGTTGTTTGAGCCATGGAACTCGAAGGTCGGAGAAAGTGCCTAGGCGAGAGCGGAGTGCTCTAAAGAAGGGGGGAAATGTGGGACTTATGAACCGGCGGGGCACCTGTGGGTTTCCAAGCTGTGAGCTGGCATTTACATAGTGAACTCTATGAGCGATAAGATAAAATATGGTATGAACCAATAACAATCTCCTACCGGAGTTTCTACGGTTCGGAGCATAGGAACGATATTCGAACTGATAAAAGGGGCGCAGTTTGTATAAATGATTTCAAATGAAGACTTCGTGCATGgttgaagaaaagaaagagggcAATTTTCTTGCCAAATCGCAGGTTCTCACTCTGCTGTTTGTAAAGATGATGTAATGGGCTGTTCTTTTAACGAACTCACTGATAGTTTGCCTGACGTAATTTATTGCTGGCTTTTTCATCACGATTGATGTACGAAAATGGCAGTAATCTGTTTTAGAATTCTGGAGTGGCCATGGGCCGATTCGGCATGTATGAAATTccgaaggggggggggggggggggaaggacCTGTAATTACGGTAACTTTCGTGATCTACTTGAAATACATCAAGGAGAGATGGTGGGTCTTTCTCTAACCGAATGTGGCTTAGTGGTGTCGAAGTGGGGCGCCTGGGAAAGAACGCGTGAGTGTTTTCGAATTCTACTGTACCATGTGGGTCTCGCAGACCATATCTCCGTTCACCCTGTATGTGGTGATAATCAATTCCTCTTGCACGACAGTAGACGTGAGTGGTGTTTGCCAGGTCAATCGACCACTATAGATAAACCTCATCACCCGGTGCCTTACATAGTCCTGGTGACACACTTGTACAATCTTAGTGAAAACTCGACACCAAGATTGCACCCTAAACGCAAGAGATCAGATTTCCACTTCTATTTTCTCTCCAAGCAAACGGCCTAAAGCCCATTGATGTGGAAATGTTGGATGTTTACACCGGGTCAGCGCAAGTCTCGCTTGACCTACTACTTTCACCTATTTTGTAGGATTTGGCCCTTGTGCAAACTTGTGCAATCGGTTGTGTTTTACAGGTCGACCGCAATATGACCGTTTCGACCGTGACTGACCGTTTCACCACCACCTGATCCGTGGCCTCGCGTGAACCGTGCACCGACATGCCCTGTTCTGCCCCTTTAAACGTTCTTATTATTTTCTCTCGAACAGCGACTCCTCGGTCTTTTCTTCAATATTCTGGTTGCCAATTTCGGTGAAGATACCATGGCCACCGCTGTGGTCAGTTGGTTGCTT
The nucleotide sequence above comes from Penicillium digitatum chromosome 1, complete sequence. Encoded proteins:
- a CDS encoding metalloprotease m41 ftsh, producing the protein MEETIAELRRQLEEERQAREEAERRQGEAELRVQPNTLLRLLDRCHNSLSQAIRVETDATLTTQGDATDPVNRLYPKRIVPWLDFPQLQEQVWRKFDRTTTFSSRPLFPSDTQIDYVVTNIQNRPIYSEASLRNFERDTVDNFVEMVIKALREDEAFRHEFGIQGQVTFYDRANPSETSLKNSLERMNLQDMRTPQRLANTRPGRGRGMGRGAAQGKKRDGTARRRNRRADQFCVHLVADERQIPVYAVEFKAPHKVTIPELVAGLHQMDPARDVINQEGDTFEFYATCLVAAVITQIFSYMIDSGVQYGYICTGEAFVFLHIPEDDPTVVQYFMCIPNQDVQADDELRLHRTAIGQVLAFTLQALAAEAPSQEWHDAAHDTLKTWEVEYLDVLRKIPETLRKYPQASNYRPSHWKLEPKAHNTRSRARCEPDMSTPKHSSTEGSGSDEESHSPSIAAATRSRSSRDRDNNRQSTKESESTRAGRGNNKTSRKDRQSTRPYCTIACIRGMVNRDPLDKECPNRKLHGGQRHSMGPQEFTRRLHCQLARNRNHGFEQLHVCGRTGYLVKATLLSHGYTVVIKATTVEKQHRLQAEADNYRHLRILQGHQIPACLGSFQPRVAYWYHGELMAEMMVLSWSGTRLQHIINDENSSFFNQERKKALTVLRSHGVVHNDSEWRNMLWDDISGQLIVIDLEDVKLLKRRRVLESTSGNTWRGHRVSAGKASKSSCLARQFPTYDDHQTIDHCVSRLG
- a CDS encoding Vacuolar protein sorting-associated protein 3; amino-acid sequence: MTVWSFVDDIVKLQYPDAVQLIKRENAFSASKSIQSRFNETVYWGIIKKGAELLDPKDLPISKGPLDEFMMAEKVATERFMREAGYGLSLANQRQCRLFWKRLFEMRNAGVYKILLYRTKEFDRFCKSYSSEAGAYLVGMVRDWEEKYGFHIKQLEERVAEESKGDLTGRLWLSQPLIADRLSVPEVAWNSAINPWSSSVEETVFQLSGSHEPSAVPLGGFFDLQLKVETTRNKSIFVTLQPKDDVFLKVCPIISVQEGDTLGVFAGVIRYSSEYSVVYGIPGPEENLWLDYSTVTGVLNFMRVSAPGGDSNVRPHWELIDGRSEGQVHLMWRVSVVALRAIQSFEEIVRAAPQKEQYLLHQSPACAKRGYTKYRSF